A window of Candidatus Kryptonium sp. genomic DNA:
TTCTTCCTTTTTCTCAACGCCTAATTTAGACTCAAGGGATTCAATCCTCTTAACAAGCTCGTCAATCTGCTGTTGTAAAGTTTTAAATTTCGTGTCAACATAGTTTTTTGAAACACCGCCAGCTTTTGGTTGAGTCTTTTTTGCGGGTTTCTTTGATGTCTTTTTCGCTTTCGCCATAATAACTCCCTCCTAATTTGATTTTAACTGATTATCACTTTGCAAAATGTGGCACATTCTCAAGCATCAAAATTTCTCCGTCCATTTCAGGTGGAATTGGTAGTTCCATTATTTTAAGTATCGTTGGGGCTATATCACCAAGTTTTCCATCTTTTTTAAGTTCACCTTTATAATCATCCATCACAAGTATAAATGGAACTTGGCTTGTTGTGTGAGCGGTATGCGGTTCTCCCGTATCCGGGTCAATCATTTTTTCAGCATTTCCATGATCAGCGGTAACTATCATAACATATCCATTTTTCCTCGCGGAGTTGTAAATTTTTCCAATGCAAGTATCAACTGCTTCAATCGCTTTAACAGCAGCTGGAATTACACCTGTGTGCCCGACCATATCTGGATTTGCAAAGTTCAGAACAATAAGAGCATACTTTTGCTTATCCATTTCCTCAATGACTTTTTCAGTTACTTCAAAAGCGCTCATCTCTGGTTTTAGATCATAGGTTGCAACCTTTGGAGAAGGAATTAAAATTCTATCCTCACCTTCAAATGGATCTTCTCTACCGCCACTGAAAAAATAAGTTACATGAGCGTATTTTTCCGTTTCAGCGATTCTTAATTGTTTTAATCCATGTTTTGATATAATCTCGCCGAGGGTATTTGTCAAATATACAGGTTTGAAAGCAATTGGGACATCAAAGTCATCGTTATATTCAGTCATTGTTACAAAGTGAACATCAAGTTTTCTGCGGTGAAATTTATCAAAGTTTTCATCAATGAAAGCTCGTGTTAATTGCCGTGCTCTATCCGCTCTGAAATTGAAAAATATAATTGAATCACCGTCTTTAACTTGTCCAACTGGATTTCCATCTTCATCTACAACTATAAAAGGAACGACGAATTCATCGGTTATTCCTTTTTCATAAGATTTTAAAATTCCTTCCTCTGCACTTTTGAATTTTTCACCTTGTGCTTCTGTCATTGCCCTATAGTATTTTTCAGTTCTTTCCCATCTGTTGTCTCTATCCATACCATAATATCGTCCACCGACAACTGCTATCTTTCCAACACCGATTTCTTTTGCTTTTGATTCAAATTCTTTAACATAGCCAATTGCGCTTGATGGTGGTGTATCTCGTCCATCAAGAAGAGCATGAACGAAAACTTTTTGAATTTCGTACATTTTTGCAAGCTCAAGCAAGGCATACAGATGTTCCATATGGCTGTGCACTCCTCCATCGGATAAAAGTCCGACAAGGTGAAGTGCACTATTATTTCGCTTTACATTTTCAATTGCCCCAAGCAATGCTTCGTTTTTAAAGAATTCACCACTTTTTATTGCTTTGCTAATTCTAACGATATCTTGATAAACAATTCTACCAGCGCCGATATTTAAGTGTCCTACTTCCGAGTTTCCCATTTGACCATCTGGTAAACCAACATATTCACCCGAGGCGTGGAGAGCAACCCAGGGGTAATTTGCATATAGATAATCAAAATTAGGCTTTTTGGCAAGTGCTATTGCATCACCTTGAATTGGTATATTTTCATCGCGAACTCCAAATCCGTCAAGGATTACGAGTATGACTTTTTTCACTTTATACGAGTTTTTGTTTTAAAAGTTTTCGCTTTAAAAATATAAAAAGTTTTACACTTAATTTCAAAGAAAACTCTTGGGTGGTCTTGATTTGTTGGAAAGTTATTAATGTTAAGAACTTGATATGCTAAATTTTTTTATCATGATATAGGTAAAAACTTTTGGGAAGGCGAGTTATTAAGAAGGGTTAATAAATAAAAAAACCCGGCAGCGACCTACTCTCCCGGTCGCTCGCGCGACCAGTACCATCGGCGCTGGAGGGCTTAACTTCCGTGTTCGGAATGGGAACGGGTGTTTCCCCTCCGCTATAGCCACCGGGTCAAAAAACCATAAAAAATTGGAAGGGTGGAAAAGCCACAGGATACGAAACTTGCTTGCAAACCTAATCTGTAAGCGATAGAATTAGTTTTAGCTAAGTCGCACGGCCGATTAGTACCACTCGGCTAAACGCCTTGCGGCGCTTACACCTGTGGCCTATCAACCTGGTAGTCTACCAGGGGCCTTCAGGGGCTTAAAGCCTCGGGATACCTAATCTTGGGGTGGGCTTCGCGCTTAGATGCTTTCAGCGCTTATCCCATCCGAGCATAGCTACCCAGCGGTGCCACTGGCGTGACAGCTGGTACACCAGAGGCTCGTTCACCCCGGTCCTCTCGTACTAGGGGTGACACCCCTCAGGTATCCTGCGCCCGCCACAGATAGGGACCGAACTGTCTCACGACGTTCTGAACCCAGCTCACGTACCGCTTTAACGGGCGAACAGCCCGACCCTTGGGACCTTCTCCAGCCCCAGGATGCGATGAGCCGACATCGAGGTGCCGAACCTCCCCGTCGATGTGAACTCTTGGGGGAGACTAGCCTGTTATCCCCGGAGTAGCTTTTATCCTTTGAGCGACGGCCCTTCCACTCGGAACCGCCGGATCACTAGGCCCTGCTTTCGCACCTGCTCGACCTGTCGGTCTCGCAGTTAAGCCCCCTTATGCCCTTGCACTCTACGCACGATTACCAACCGTGCTGAGGGGACCTTTGGGAGCCTCCGTTACCTTTTAGGAGGCGACCGCCCCAGTCAAACTGCCCACCTAACACTGTCCCTCCCTAGGATTTACTAGGGCAGGTTAGAACCCAGACAGAACAAGGGTGGTATTTCAAGGGTGGCTCCATCCCGACCGGAGTCGGGACTTCTCAGCCTCCCACCTATCCTACGCATGCCCTGCCCGAGTTCAATGCTAGGCTGCAGTAAAGCTTCACGGGGTCTTTCCGTCCCGTGGCGGGTAACCGGCGTCTTCACCGGTACCACAAGTTCGCCGAGCCCGTGGCTGAGACAGCGTCCAAGTCGTTACACCATTCGTGCAGGTCGGAACTTACCCGACAAGGAATTTCGCTACCTTAGGACCGTTATAGTTACGGCCGCCGTTTACCGGGGCTTCGGTTTGGAGCTTCGCCCTTACGGGCTAACCCCTCCCCTTAACCTTCCGGCACCGGGCAGGTGTCAGTCCCTATACTTCCTCTTACGAGTTAGCAGAGACCTGTGTTTTTGATAAACAGTCGCTTGGACCCTTTCACTGCGGCCCCGTTGGGCTTGTTCCGCGAGGGAACTCACCTACTAGGGGCACCCCTTCTCCCGAAGTTACGGGGTCAATTTGCCGAGTTCCTTAGCCACGGCTCACTCGCGCGCCTTAGGATACTCACCCCGCCTACCTGTGTCGGTTTCCGGTACGGTCTGCCTGAAACCTCCCGCGCGAGGTTTTTCTTGGCAGTGTGCTCCAGACCAGTTTGTGGGCTTACGCCCTCCCATTCGCCTCTCGGAGTTATGAGGATGCGGATTTGCCTACATCCTCCTCCTACAGGCTTAGACCACCTAAGCCGGCAGGTGGCTGGCCCTTCGCTCCTGCGTCACCCCTCGCGGTCAATCGGTTTCAGGCAGGCACGGGAATATTAACCCGTTTCCCATCGGCTACGCCTTTCGGCCTCGCCTTAGGGGCCGGCTAACCCTGCGCCGACGAACGTTGCGCAAGGAAACCTTAGGCTTTCGGCGGGAGGGATTCTCACCCTCCTTATCGCTACTAATGCCAGGATCCGCTCTTCTATTCGGTCCATCCCAGCTCACGCTGAGACTTCAACCCGAATAGAATGCTCCCCTACCTCTCGATAGACTTTCGTCTATCGAGACCGCAGCTTCGGCGACAGGCTTAAGCCCCGAGAATTTTCGGCGCCGGGTCGCTCGACCAGTGAGCTGTTACGCACTCTTTAAATGAATGGCTGCTTCTAAGCCAACATCCTGGCTGTCTTAGCAACCCGACATCCTTTGCATCACTTAGCCTGTACTTTGGGGCCTTAGCTGGCGGTCTGGGTTCTTCCCCTCTCGGCAATGGAGCTTATCCCCCACTGCCTGACTCCCGCGAAACGAAATGGCGGAATTCGAAGTTTGACTGGGTTTGGTAGCGTTGTGACGCCCCTAGCCCAATCAGTGCTCTACCTCCGCCACTCTATTACGCGAGGCTAGCCCTATAGCTATTTCGGGGAGTACGAGCTATCACCGTGTTCGATTAGCTTTTCACTCCTACCCACAGCTCATCCGAGCGGTTTTCAACCCACACCGGTTCGGGCCTCCATGGGGTATTACCCCCACTTCACCCTGGCCATGGGTAGATCACACGGTTTCGCGTCTGCCGCGCGTTACTAAGACGCCCTATTCGGACTCGCTTTCGCTACGGCTCCCGGCCTGAGGCCGTTAACCTCGCAACGCACGGCAACTCCCTGGCTCATTAAGCAAAAGGCACGCGGTCACTCATCCTACCTCGGAAACCGAAGTAGGATTTGCTCCCACCGTTTGTAGGCACACGGTTTCAGGTTCTATTTCACTCCCCTCCCGGGGTTCTTTTCACCTTTCCCTCACGGTACTGGTGCACTATCGGTCACAGGGGTGTATTTAGCCTTGGGAGATGGTTCTCCCTGATTCCCACAGGGTTCCGCTTATCCCGTGGTACTTGGGATCATCCACCAGGAAGTCATCTCGTTTTTGCCTACGGGGCTTTCACCCTCTATGGCTGATCTTTCCAGATCATTCGGCTAACGAGATGATTTGTAACTTCCCGACCTAGCCCACGGCTCGGTCCGTGGATGTCCCGCAACCCCGACAGTGCAACGGCCGTGGCCTTTTGCACACTGTCGGTTTAGGCTTTTCCCCGTTCGCTCGTCGCTACTTAGGGAATCGCTTTTGCTTTCTTTTCCTGGGGGTACTGAGATATTTCACTTCCCCCCGTTAGCCTCCCAGCTTAAAACTGGGATGTCCTGACATTACTCAGGACAGGTTGCCCCATTCGGAAATCCCCGGATCACAGGCTGCTACCGCCTCCCCGGGGCTTATCGCAGGTAGCCACGTCCTTCATCGCCACCCTGTGCCTAGGCATCCACCGTGTGCCCTTAGTAACTTAGCTAAAACTAATTCTACCGACCTACAGATAGGCGCATACAGGTTTCTATCCTGGGCTCAGTCCCGAAGCGTTTGCTCAGTTTATTAGAGAGCTACTAACCTCGGAACTTCCACCCTTCCAATTTTCAAAGAACTCTTTGTGTGGAGGCGACCGGATTCGAACCGGTGACCTTCTGGTTGCAAACCAGACGCTCTCCCAGCTGAGCTACGCCCCCGGTCTTAAACCGAGGTCCTATAGCTCAAATGGTCAGTGGGCCTGAGTGGAGTTGAACCACTGACCTCACGCTTATCAGGCGTGCGCTCTAACCACCTGAGCTACAGGCCCATAAATAATTTAAGGCGTGCACAGAGCATCGGCCAATTTAGACAGAGTTTTTCTCCTTAAAAAGGAGGTGATCCAGCCGCACCTTCCGGTACGGCTACCTTGTTACGACTTCGCCCCAGTCACCGGTTTCACCTTCGGCGCCTGCCTCCCCTTACGGGGTTAGCTCGGCGACTTCGGGTGCCCCCGGCTCC
This region includes:
- the gpmI gene encoding 2,3-bisphosphoglycerate-independent phosphoglycerate mutase — its product is MKKVILVILDGFGVRDENIPIQGDAIALAKKPNFDYLYANYPWVALHASGEYVGLPDGQMGNSEVGHLNIGAGRIVYQDIVRISKAIKSGEFFKNEALLGAIENVKRNNSALHLVGLLSDGGVHSHMEHLYALLELAKMYEIQKVFVHALLDGRDTPPSSAIGYVKEFESKAKEIGVGKIAVVGGRYYGMDRDNRWERTEKYYRAMTEAQGEKFKSAEEGILKSYEKGITDEFVVPFIVVDEDGNPVGQVKDGDSIIFFNFRADRARQLTRAFIDENFDKFHRRKLDVHFVTMTEYNDDFDVPIAFKPVYLTNTLGEIISKHGLKQLRIAETEKYAHVTYFFSGGREDPFEGEDRILIPSPKVATYDLKPEMSAFEVTEKVIEEMDKQKYALIVLNFANPDMVGHTGVIPAAVKAIEAVDTCIGKIYNSARKNGYVMIVTADHGNAEKMIDPDTGEPHTAHTTSQVPFILVMDDYKGELKKDGKLGDIAPTILKIMELPIPPEMDGEILMLENVPHFAK